GCGCACAGCTATGGCTTGCATGATACATATAGTTTCGTAACTTCAACCGCTATTATCTTTTCACTTAATGATCGTACGAGTACCAGATTAATTCGTATTAGAGAACGTACGACTGATTTAGAAAAAATAGCATTAACCAATAGTTTATCTCGTAAAATTTCTAGCAATCAACTTACTATCGATGAAGCAAAATCTGAATTAATCCACCTTAGAAGTGCATCGTTGCAATATTCATTTTTAATGAATTTATTTGCAGCAGCGATCGCATGTGGTTTTTTCCTATTTATGTTTGGTGGCGTTGCATCAGATTGTTGGATCGCCATACTTGCTGGAGGATCAGCTTTTCTAACGTTTAGCCTTGTTCAACGATATATTCAAATTAAATTTTTCTCAGAATTTGTAGCTGCTGCAGTAGTAATCACTATTGCTGCTGCCTGTTCGAAACTTGGATTGGCAACAAATCAGAACATTATTACTATTGCGAGTGTAATGCCTCTTGTACCTGGTATTTTAATTACCAATGCTATACGAGATTTACTAGCTGGAGAGTTATTAGCAGGTATGTCTAGAGGAGTTGAAGCAGCGTTAACTGCATTTGCAATTGGTGCTGGCGTTGCTATTGTATTACTAATTTTTTAAGAGAGGCTGTTCATATTGTTATTTTATTTATTTCACTTCACAATAAGTTTCATTTCCACAGTCCTTTTCTCCATCATATTTAACGCACCTCGTCGATTATTGTTAGCTTGTGGATTTGTCGGTGCAGTTGCGTGGACAATTTATCAATTTACTGTTGATATGCAATTTGGAAAAGTTGGCGCTACATTTTTAGGTAGTTTAATTTTAGGCTTACTCAGTCATACAATGAGTAGACGCTATAAGCGACCTGTTATTATCTTTATCGTACCTGGAATCATTCCACTTGTACCAGGTGGTGCTGCGTATGAGGCAACACGCTTTTTAGTTTCAAATAATTACACTAGTGCTGTAAATACCTTTTTAGAGGTAACCTTGATATCAGGTGCGATTTCTTTTGGTATCCTCGTGGCAGAAATCATCTATTATCTCTACACACGTATCAAGCAGTATTATGGTAAAATTAAAGGTAAATCATATAGAAAATCTTATAATATGAATAATCGAGTTTAAGGGGATGTCTAACATGAAAGAACAAATTATCGATAGATTAACGAGATACGTCAAAATAGATACACAATCAGATCCAAATTCAAGTACGACACCATCTACGACAAAACAATGGGATTTATTAAACCTATTGGAAAGTGAGCTTAAAGCATTAGGACTTGAAACAGATATGGATAGCAATGGTTACCTTTTTGCTACATTAGAAAGTAATGTGGAATACGACGTGCCAACGGTTGGTTTCTTAGCTCATGTTGATACATCACCTGATTTTAATGCTACTAATGTTAATCCACAAATTATTGAAAAATATGACGGTAACCCGCTAAAGTTAGGTACGACAGACAGAATTCTAGATCCTAAAGTCTTTCCTGAACTTAAACAAGTCATTGGTGACACATTAATGATTACTGATGGTACTTCTTTGCTAGGTGCTGACGATAAAGCAGGCGTAGTAGAGATTATGGAAGGTCTTAATTATTTACTTCAACACCCAGAAATTAAACATGGTAAAATCCGTGTAGGCTTTACGCCAGACGAAGAAATTGGAAGAGGGCCTCATCAATTTGATGTTGAACGTTTCAATGCTGATTTCGCTTATACTATGGATGGTAGCCAATTAGGAGAGTTACAATTTGAAAGCTTTAATGCTGCTGCAGCAAAAGTGACATGTCACGGTGTTAATGTGCATCCTGGATCAGCTAAAAATGCGATGATTAATGCGATTTCACTTGGCCAACAATTTAATAGTTTATTACCGCCAAGTGAAGTTCCAGAACGTACAGAGGGTTATGAAGGATTTTATCATTTAATGAATTTTGAGGGTAATGTTGAAAAAGCTACATTACAATATATTATTCGAGACCATGATAAAAAACAATTTGATCTACGTAAAAAGCGTTTCATGGAAATACGTGATGATATCAACTCACACTTCGAAGACTATCCAGTCAAAGTGGACGTTGAAGACCAATACTATAATATGGCTGAAAAGATCAAACCACATCAACATATTATAGATATCCCTACAAAAGTATTTAATCGTTTAGGTATCGAGCCTAATACGGAACCTATTCGTGGTGGTACTGATGGATCACAACTCTCATTTATGGGATTACCTACACCTAATATCTTTACTGGTTGTGGCAATTTCCATGGTCCGTTTGAGTATGCTTCCATCGATGTTATGGCAAAGGCCGTACAAGTTATGGTCGGTATCGCAGAAGAAGTTGCAAAATCAAATCAATAATATATCAACACCCCTAAGTGTCTAGTCTAATACACTTAGGGGTGTTGTTTTTATCATTTCTATAATTATTTATTCACATCGAATTGTGTTTTCAATAATTTTAATGCTTGAACTGTATAATGTCTGATTTGTAGACCCATTTTAAAGTCTGTGTATGATTCAGGCATTTCTATAAATGTATTGAACATAGCCGTTACGCCCTTACCTTCAAACAAATCAAATTTATCATCTGTAGCACAAATTGCAATAGATGTCTTATGATGTTTTTCTGTTAAATCAGCAATACGTAATGTAGTCGTTTCTAATAATTGGTCACGTTCATTTAAACCTTCACCAAATATAATTAAATCTGCTTGTTGAACTAAATCTTCCAGATGTGTAATTTGGTCTACAAGTTCATGACTTGTTAAAATTTCCGCTTGATATAAACCATTTAAAACTGCAGCAATTCCGCCACCAGCACCACCACGTTCGATAGGACCAATCGTTACTCGTAATTCACTTTTAAATAATTCACTAAAGTACCAAACTAAATTGTCAATTTCTGCTGCTTCATTTTGTGTCATCCCTAGCATTGGATACATTTGCATAATCTCACTTTGTTTACCATATAAGCGACTTGAAAAATCTGACATCACTTGAATATTTGCTTCAGCTAGCTTCGGATGGATACCAGAAAAATCTAGACGTCGAATATATTTAATGACATGCGCACCCTTAGTCACATCAACTAAATTTGCCTCATCATCATAGAACTTAGCGCCTAATGCTTGAAGCATTCCTGCACCACCATCAAAGCTACCGATGCCACCAAGCGAGATAATAATGTGTTTGGCATCATTATCTAACGCAGCATTTAAAATTTCACCTAAACCAAAACTCGTTCTTTCTTGAATTGGTTTTTGACCATTTAAAAATAAATTACCCTCAATAATTGTCATACCGCTATCTGTTTGACCATAAATCGCTTCTACATCATTCATGTCAGCATCGTGAGCCGCAACTCGATATTTACTCCCAGATTGCCATAAAAAGACTGAATCCATTAATTCATGTCGTCCATTAAATAGTGGAACTTGAACGATATCAGCCTTTTCAATTTGACTAGCAACCGCTTCTTCGACATATCTGTTTGCTTGATAGCTTGAAATAATACCATTAAATTCGTCCATGGCTACTAAAACTTTCATTGTCTTAACCACCTTGTTTTTATATAATATTGTGCTTTCAATACAATTTAACTTATATTATTAATCTTACATTTATAACATATTCATTAATCTATTTGTGTTGTACACTAACATATTATACATGTGAATGTGCATGATTTCATGATAAACACTATCATAATCTTTATTAAACTATGAGTAATATGAATATTGGTCTATTATATACTATTCTCAATTAAAGCATAAACGATTAACTTACCTTTTTACAATCGCAATTAAAAAGCCATCTTATTACTCTATCCGTAATAAAATGGCTTCCATCATTTGAGCGAACATCAATGAAGTAATATAACTTTGATGTTCTTTATTCATTTGTTAGTGATTCATTATTCTTCTGCTTGCGCTAATGACGAAACATTGATGTCACTGTGTGACGCATTCCATTTCATTTCACCATCTATAAAGTAAAATGCTTGTGGTGATTCATGTTTGACATTTGTCTTTTCAGCAATGTAGTCCGATAATTTGCGCTCCTGTTGTACTATTAAATAGTAACCGTCCATATCGCGTTCATATAAAAATTTATTAAACTGATCATACGCATTTGCAGAAATTGGACAAGTTTCGCTATGTTTTAAAACAAAAACATATTTATTTTCTTCTAACACTTGTTCAAACTGGTCAATCGAACTCAGCTTTATAGCCATTCTATTCACCTCTAAAAGTATTTATCACATTTTCTGAGCATATGCGTGATATTCATATCCCGAAAATTATATCAGTGGGTACAATTATACACATTTTACTTAGCAATGTTAACCATGGTTTTTTAATTTATTTAATTCTAATCAAAATTAATCGTTTTTTTGTTTAACCTTTTTTAATTCCGAATTAAACGCCTTATCTTTCCTATCTATATCTTTACCCTCTTTTGGTAACTTATCGACATTAATTTTAGAAATTTTTTCTCCAACTTCTATTGTATCGATACGAGTGTCATAGTAATTTTGCAAACTATAGTACATCTCAATCGCATTTTTACGTGCATCATTAACATTTTTATCTGATATATTCGTTTGATTGATATCTTTAATTTGTTTTTCAATTAATGGAGAAATATAATTTTTGATTGCTTTCTTCGCTGATTTCGCATTACTTGATGATGTATCTAGATGCTTTTGAGCTGTCTCTTTTAAATCTTTATTATTACTTTCCAATTTTGAAGTTAACTGATCAGTGTCTTCTTGGTTCGATGCATTTTTGATTTTCTTTTCAACTTGTGAACGATTTTTTTCAAATAACTTTGTGTAATCTAAAATATCTTCATTATCTTTGATTGAATCGTTACATAAATCCACAAATTCTTTCACATCATATATCGACTTTTTCTTTGTTTTTACTGTTTTAAGGTATTTTGCTTTTAACACTTTTACATCATGTGTTTCAGCAGGTAATTGCTTCGCTGATTTTTCATATTCTTTAAATGCAGGGATTAATTGTTTATTTATATCATCTTGAAGTTGAATAAATTCCTTTCTATTTTTATCAGTTGTATCTGTCTTACTTAAATGATCCAATTCTTTTAGATTGATATCATCCATCACTTTTTCAAGCTTATCTTGTTTATTATTAACTTCATCTAATTTACTTTCGAAATGGCTTAAATCAGAATCTGTTTTATTACTACATGCTGTTAAAGCAACAATAAGTAAAAATATCATTGGGATAATTACTATTTTTTTCATATTTGCACCCCTTACCATTGAACATTATACAAAAACGTATTTATTAAGAAAATGAATTATGTTATAGTATCTCAGACTTTATACCTTATTAATTCAATATAAAGGAGAAAAACCATGTACGGTCATGTTCAACCTCTTATTAAACATCAAAATAATGACTATTTCGACACGCTATATCAAGAAACGCGTACGTTATTATTTAACTTGCTAGATTCACCTGTTAAATATACGCAACATATTGGTGGCACTCATCATTTCAATTATGATACAGAACCTATCCTTGACATACTTATTGGCGTAGATAATTTACATGATATTACGGCGCTAGACGAAAAACGATTAAATTATGCTGGGTTTTATCGTTTACACCATTCATATAAAAAGAAAGTCATGATGGCTAAGTTTAATAATCTTAAAGATTTAAAGCAAGAAGTTCGCTTACATATCATTCAATTAGATACACCGTTATTTGAGCAATATCAAAAAGTTGATGAATTATTAAGTCATCATAAGAAGATTGCTAACCAATTTGCGACTAAAAAGGAGAAACTATTGCATCATATTGATACGATAAGACAATATGAAAATCAAAAACAAACTATTTTTGAAAACATTTATAAACAGTATGGTCATAACACATAAATATGTAAAAGAAAGCTTATTAAATTGATGTAGCAGTCAATATCTATTTCCCAAACGCAAAATTAAATGAATTATGCATTTTAATTATATAACATATATTTAGAATTAAAAGAACTATGCATTATATACAACGAGAATCAATTATCTTAGCGTTAAATATCTTCATATTTCGCAAATAACAACTAAAATTGATATAATAAAAATATTAGTATTGATCAAAGAAAGGACGTACGGATAGTGAATAAAAACGACATTTTAAAAGGTTTGCAAGAAATTATTCCAAACGACATTATTGAAGTAGATGAACCCCTAAAAAAATATACTTATACTGAAACTGGTGGTAAAGCAGATTTTTACTTATCACCTACTAAAAATGAAGAGGTACAAGCCATTGTAAAATATGCAAACCAACATAATATTCCTGTCACATATCTAGGAAACGGTTCGAATATTATTATCCGTGAAGGCGGTATTAGAGGTATCGTATTAAGCTTGTTATCACTTAAACATATCGAAGTATCAGATGATGCCATTATTGCTGGTAGTGGTGCGGCTATTATTGATGTCTCACGTGTTGCAAGAGATTATGCACTTACAGGATTAGAATTTGCATGTGGTATTCCTGGTTCAATCGGTGGCGCCGTTTTCATGAATGCAGGTGCTTATGGTGGCGAAGTTAAAGACTGTATTGATTATGCGTTATGCGTTAATGAAGATGGAGATTTAATTAAATTAACAACACAAGAATTAGAATTAGATTATAGAAATAGTATTGTACAGAAAAAACATCTCGTAGTGTTAGAGGCAGCTTTCACACTAGAACCAGGAAACTTAAAAGAAATACAAGCGAAAATGGATGATTTAACTGAACGTCGTGAATCAAAGCAACCACTTGAGTACCCTTCATGTGGTAGTGTTTTCCAAAGACCACCAGGTCACTTTGCTGGTAAATTAATCCAAGATTCTGATCTACAAGGCCATCGTATTGGCGGTGTAGAAGTTTCTACTAAACACGCTGGATTTATGGTCAATGTAGATAATGGTACTGCGACAGACTATGAAGATTTAATCCATTACGTGCAGCAAACAGTTAAAGATAAATTTGATGTAGAATTAAACACTGAAGTACGAATCATTGGCGAACATCCAGACGCTGAATAATGATTAATATCGGAGGTTTGTTTCAATGACTAAGGTCTATGGTTCAATGATTGATAATGAAACAAGATGTATACATTATCACTCTTTTTTAGATATTATTGCTATTAAATTCAAATGTTGTGATAAATACTATCCTTGTTATCAATGTCATAATGAACACGAAGCACACCCTATTCAACGTTGGAGTGAAGATGAATTCGACCAACAAGCCATTATGTGTGGTGTTTGTAAACATCAGATGACAATTAACGATTACATGATGGTCGAATCTTGCCCCAGATGTCAATCCCACTTCAATCATAGATGTAAATTTCATTACCATCTATATTTTGAAATTTAATATATAAAGCAAAAGCGCTAAAAGCATATTATTTAATGCCTTTAGCGCTTTCTTATATTATTTTACTACTTTTTCTAATTCATCAATTTGTTTCATTGTTGTAGTTGTTGAACCAGATGAGAAATACCAAAGTTTAGGGTCAAGTTCATAAATTTTATGTTCTTTTACAGCTTTAACATTTTTTAATACTTTATTGTTTAATGTCTTCTTAGCTGTTGCATTATTTGCTACAACCTGTCCTCTATCCATAGCTAAAATCACATCAGGATTATTTTTGTTAATATATTCATTATTAACATTTTGACCATGCGGGCCTTTACTTACATATTTATCAACTGGTTTAAAGCCTAGTGTATCAAATACCAATCCACCAAATCGTGAACCTGGGCCGAATGTAGATAACTCACCTTCATTTACTAATAAGTACATCACTTTCTTATCAAATTTAGATGTTTTGTTTTTCATTGTATCTACTTTTTTATCTAATTGTTTAGTTAAATCTTTCGCTTTATCTTCCTTGTCGTAGATTTTACCTAATTTTTCAGTGTTATCCTTCATAGAGTTGATAACATCTTTATTATCCGCATCCATATATACAATTTTTGCTTTTGGTGCAGCTTTTTTAAATTCATCTAAATTTTTCTGATTAGCTGTTCTACCTGAAATAAAAATCACTTCTGGTTTGGCTTTAGCTACTTTATCGAAATTAACTTGTTTTAAGTTACCAGAGTTTATATATTTATCTGATTTAAAATCTTCTAAGAAATCTGGTAGAGATTTTCCGCCTTCACCTTTTGGTAATGCTTTAACTTTACTTGAAAGTCCCATTTCTTTCATATCATTTAATACACCATAATCTAAAACGACAGCATTTTTGGGGTTTTTAGGAACTTCGACCGTCTCTTTAACCTTCTTAGCATCACTGCCATCTTTTTCCTTTCCTTGTGCTTCATAGTTATTTTCTATTTTAACAGTATCTTTCGAATCACTTTTCTTCGATTTCGAATTTGATTGACTATTATTAGATTGATTACCACATGCTGCTAATATAAATACTAAAGATATTATTAAGACTAAAATTGATTTTTTCATTATGTAGTAACTCCTTTTGTAATTTTTCACGATTGGCTGAGTAACATGTTCTTCTTTATTAATTATTTACTCACTATAAGCATCACTCCCTTAGTGGTTTAAATGTTCACTTTATGAAAGAATTTGTTCATCGTAATACAGACATATGCGTTGTCCATTAACCCATTCTACTTTGACATCCATTTCATATAATTCTCTTAATACCTCAGTTTGTAAAACGTCTTCATTTTTTCCAGCACGTACTAATTCACCATGTTTTAATGCAATAATATGATCTGAATAACATGACGCAAAATTAATATCATGTAATACAATAACGATTGTTTTATCTAATTGCTGTGCTAATGTACGCAATGTCTGCATAATTTGAACGGAATGTTTCATGTCTAAATTATTTAATGGCTCATCTAACAAAATGTACTCAGTATTTTGTGCAATTGTCATAGCGATATATGCTCTCTGACGCTGACCACCGGACAAAGTTTTAATATTCCTATCTTTAATGTCGTTTAACTGTAATAAATCTAAGGCATATTTAACTTGCTCTTTATCTTCTTTTTTAAGATGACTCTTACAATAAGGAAATCTGCCAAAATTCACTAATTGCTCTACAGTAATATTCATATCTGTGTGATTAGTTTGTTTTAGTATTGAAATTTTCTGAGCAAGTTCATCCGTCCTATAAAGCGACATTTCTTTATCTTCAATTTTGACTGTGCCACTATCGATACTCATTAATTTTGTAATTGCAGATAGCAAAGTACTTTTTCCTGCACCATTAGGCCCTATCAAAGAGGTAATCTTCCCCTTTTCGATATTGACATTGATATCTTTTAATATGGACTTCTTTTGAATTGATTTATTTAAATTTTGAATTTGGATCAATTTGCATTTCTCCCTTTAACTAATAAGTAAATAAAGTAACTTCCACCTATGAGGTCAATGATGATACTTACTTCTGTAGTAGCTTCGAAAAGATGTTCAACAACCCATTGAGCAATAAATAAACATATCCAACTGAAACATATTGTAGCGGGTAAAATATATTTATGTTCATAAGTTTTCATAAATTCATGAGCTAAATTGACAGTAAGTAATCCTAAAAATGTAATCGGCCCAACTAATGCCGTTGAAATAGATACTAAAATAGCGACAAGAATAAGCATTAATCTTGTTACATTTTCATAATTAACACCTAAATTGATAGCTTGTGCTTTTCCTAGTAATAACACATCTAAATAGGGTATCAGCACTATAGTTATACCTATTAAAATGATTAATAAAATAGCTGAAAATCCGACAATTTTAGAATTAGAAGCATCAAAGTTAGCAAACATGGTATTTTGAACTGCTAAAAATGACTCTGGCTCCATAATTAATTGGATAAAACCAGTAATACTTCTAAAAAATGTGCCTAATATTACACCAATCAATAAAATGAAATAGACCGAAAAATGACCTACTTTAAATAAAACTTGAAACAGAATTAAAGCAAATAACACCATTGTCACTAACGTAATTAAAAAATTGATATACACGTTATTAACGATTGTCGATTGAGTACCTAATAAAAAAACAG
The DNA window shown above is from Staphylococcus sp. M0911 and carries:
- a CDS encoding threonine/serine exporter ThrE family protein; translated protein: MSDSITIIDENKVIDVVLIAGRILLEAGAETYRVEDTMNRIAHSYGLHDTYSFVTSTAIIFSLNDRTSTRLIRIRERTTDLEKIALTNSLSRKISSNQLTIDEAKSELIHLRSASLQYSFLMNLFAAAIACGFFLFMFGGVASDCWIAILAGGSAFLTFSLVQRYIQIKFFSEFVAAAVVITIAAACSKLGLATNQNIITIASVMPLVPGILITNAIRDLLAGELLAGMSRGVEAALTAFAIGAGVAIVLLIF
- a CDS encoding glycerate kinase, with translation MKVLVAMDEFNGIISSYQANRYVEEAVASQIEKADIVQVPLFNGRHELMDSVFLWQSGSKYRVAAHDADMNDVEAIYGQTDSGMTIIEGNLFLNGQKPIQERTSFGLGEILNAALDNDAKHIIISLGGIGSFDGGAGMLQALGAKFYDDEANLVDVTKGAHVIKYIRRLDFSGIHPKLAEANIQVMSDFSSRLYGKQSEIMQMYPMLGMTQNEAAEIDNLVWYFSELFKSELRVTIGPIERGGAGGGIAAVLNGLYQAEILTSHELVDQITHLEDLVQQADLIIFGEGLNERDQLLETTTLRIADLTEKHHKTSIAICATDDKFDLFEGKGVTAMFNTFIEMPESYTDFKMGLQIRHYTVQALKLLKTQFDVNK
- a CDS encoding ABC transporter substrate-binding protein, which translates into the protein MKKSILVLIISLVFILAACGNQSNNSQSNSKSKKSDSKDTVKIENNYEAQGKEKDGSDAKKVKETVEVPKNPKNAVVLDYGVLNDMKEMGLSSKVKALPKGEGGKSLPDFLEDFKSDKYINSGNLKQVNFDKVAKAKPEVIFISGRTANQKNLDEFKKAAPKAKIVYMDADNKDVINSMKDNTEKLGKIYDKEDKAKDLTKQLDKKVDTMKNKTSKFDKKVMYLLVNEGELSTFGPGSRFGGLVFDTLGFKPVDKYVSKGPHGQNVNNEYINKNNPDVILAMDRGQVVANNATAKKTLNNKVLKNVKAVKEHKIYELDPKLWYFSSGSTTTTMKQIDELEKVVK
- a CDS encoding EMYY motif lipoprotein, producing MKKIVIIPMIFLLIVALTACSNKTDSDLSHFESKLDEVNNKQDKLEKVMDDINLKELDHLSKTDTTDKNRKEFIQLQDDINKQLIPAFKEYEKSAKQLPAETHDVKVLKAKYLKTVKTKKKSIYDVKEFVDLCNDSIKDNEDILDYTKLFEKNRSQVEKKIKNASNQEDTDQLTSKLESNNKDLKETAQKHLDTSSSNAKSAKKAIKNYISPLIEKQIKDINQTNISDKNVNDARKNAIEMYYSLQNYYDTRIDTIEVGEKISKINVDKLPKEGKDIDRKDKAFNSELKKVKQKND
- the pepT gene encoding peptidase T, with the translated sequence MKEQIIDRLTRYVKIDTQSDPNSSTTPSTTKQWDLLNLLESELKALGLETDMDSNGYLFATLESNVEYDVPTVGFLAHVDTSPDFNATNVNPQIIEKYDGNPLKLGTTDRILDPKVFPELKQVIGDTLMITDGTSLLGADDKAGVVEIMEGLNYLLQHPEIKHGKIRVGFTPDEEIGRGPHQFDVERFNADFAYTMDGSQLGELQFESFNAAAAKVTCHGVNVHPGSAKNAMINAISLGQQFNSLLPPSEVPERTEGYEGFYHLMNFEGNVEKATLQYIIRDHDKKQFDLRKKRFMEIRDDINSHFEDYPVKVDVEDQYYNMAEKIKPHQHIIDIPTKVFNRLGIEPNTEPIRGGTDGSQLSFMGLPTPNIFTGCGNFHGPFEYASIDVMAKAVQVMVGIAEEVAKSNQ
- a CDS encoding threonine/serine exporter family protein gives rise to the protein MLFYLFHFTISFISTVLFSIIFNAPRRLLLACGFVGAVAWTIYQFTVDMQFGKVGATFLGSLILGLLSHTMSRRYKRPVIIFIVPGIIPLVPGGAAYEATRFLVSNNYTSAVNTFLEVTLISGAISFGILVAEIIYYLYTRIKQYYGKIKGKSYRKSYNMNNRV
- a CDS encoding GrpB family protein — its product is MYGHVQPLIKHQNNDYFDTLYQETRTLLFNLLDSPVKYTQHIGGTHHFNYDTEPILDILIGVDNLHDITALDEKRLNYAGFYRLHHSYKKKVMMAKFNNLKDLKQEVRLHIIQLDTPLFEQYQKVDELLSHHKKIANQFATKKEKLLHHIDTIRQYENQKQTIFENIYKQYGHNT
- a CDS encoding CHY zinc finger protein — translated: MTKVYGSMIDNETRCIHYHSFLDIIAIKFKCCDKYYPCYQCHNEHEAHPIQRWSEDEFDQQAIMCGVCKHQMTINDYMMVESCPRCQSHFNHRCKFHYHLYFEI
- a CDS encoding ATP-binding cassette domain-containing protein; translation: MIQIQNLNKSIQKKSILKDINVNIEKGKITSLIGPNGAGKSTLLSAITKLMSIDSGTVKIEDKEMSLYRTDELAQKISILKQTNHTDMNITVEQLVNFGRFPYCKSHLKKEDKEQVKYALDLLQLNDIKDRNIKTLSGGQRQRAYIAMTIAQNTEYILLDEPLNNLDMKHSVQIMQTLRTLAQQLDKTIVIVLHDINFASCYSDHIIALKHGELVRAGKNEDVLQTEVLRELYEMDVKVEWVNGQRICLYYDEQILS
- the murB gene encoding UDP-N-acetylmuramate dehydrogenase, with amino-acid sequence MVNKNDILKGLQEIIPNDIIEVDEPLKKYTYTETGGKADFYLSPTKNEEVQAIVKYANQHNIPVTYLGNGSNIIIREGGIRGIVLSLLSLKHIEVSDDAIIAGSGAAIIDVSRVARDYALTGLEFACGIPGSIGGAVFMNAGAYGGEVKDCIDYALCVNEDGDLIKLTTQELELDYRNSIVQKKHLVVLEAAFTLEPGNLKEIQAKMDDLTERRESKQPLEYPSCGSVFQRPPGHFAGKLIQDSDLQGHRIGGVEVSTKHAGFMVNVDNGTATDYEDLIHYVQQTVKDKFDVELNTEVRIIGEHPDAE
- the ytxJ gene encoding bacillithiol system redox-active protein YtxJ, which translates into the protein MAIKLSSIDQFEQVLEENKYVFVLKHSETCPISANAYDQFNKFLYERDMDGYYLIVQQERKLSDYIAEKTNVKHESPQAFYFIDGEMKWNASHSDINVSSLAQAEE